The following coding sequences are from one Eleginops maclovinus isolate JMC-PN-2008 ecotype Puerto Natales chromosome 13, JC_Emac_rtc_rv5, whole genome shotgun sequence window:
- the LOC134875194 gene encoding ectonucleotide pyrophosphatase/phosphodiesterase family member 2-like has translation MRIKWRRRLKPSVLHLMGCTVTEDMTPIPEVSAGAQCIRVDPRVSADHSQSCTAYSQNNQLTYGPLFPPELASSPESRYDASLITNMVPMYPAFKRMWSYLQGTLLRRYAEENNGINVQAGPIFDNDYDGLRDTTEKIKEFSGEAPSVPTHFYTVVTSCQELNQTVEECDGDLRVFSFQLPHRQDNTEACN, from the exons ATGAG AATAAAGTGGAGGAGACGATTGAAGCCTTCAGTCCTGCACCTGATGGGATGTACAGTTACA GAGGACATGACTCCCATCCCGGAGGTCTCCGCCGGGGCTCAGTGTATCCGAGTGGACCCCAGAGTGTCAGCTGATCACAGTCAGAGCTGCACCGCCTACAGCCAGAACAACCAGCTCACTTACGGACCCCTCTTCCCTCCAG AGCTGGCATCTTCTCCAGAGTCAAGATATGACGCTTCGCTCATCACCAACATGGTCCCCATGTACCCTGCATTCAAGA GGATGTGGAGTTACCTGCAGGGGACGCTGCTGAGGCGTTACGCAGAGGAAAACAACGGCATCAACGTTCAAGCTGGACCCATATTTGACAACGACTACGACGGCCTGCGAGACACCACAGAGAAGATAAAAGA GTTCTCGGGCGAAGCCCCGTCCGTCCCCACCCACTTCTACACGGTGGTGACCAGCTGCCAGGAGCTGAACCAGACTGTGGAGGAGTGTGATGGGGATCTGAGGGTCTTCTCCTTCCAGCTGCCCCACCGACAGGACAACACCGAGGCGTGCAAT TGA